One genomic segment of Flagellimonas marinaquae includes these proteins:
- a CDS encoding superoxide dismutase: protein MERRKFMQNSMIVGGATILPQSSVWAQNIEYGKIDRLMDDNGKFVQADLPYPKTFLEPCMDEETLYLHHTFHHGGAVKGANKDLEMIIKSLDDGNLELVDHWTKKLSYHFSSHILHSIFWTNLTNKKNDPKGNLLSYIEKSFGTYDKLKALLAKVSKDVESSGWGILAYHPFIDRLTVMGCADHQKLTQWGCVPILVIDVWEHAYYLTYRNRRAEFVDCIMDIINWDNVAERLDIALKIK from the coding sequence ATGGAACGTAGAAAATTTATGCAAAATTCAATGATCGTGGGTGGCGCAACCATCTTACCGCAATCCAGTGTATGGGCACAAAACATTGAATACGGAAAGATTGACCGTTTGATGGATGATAATGGAAAGTTTGTCCAGGCGGACCTGCCCTATCCAAAGACATTTTTGGAGCCCTGTATGGATGAGGAAACCCTTTATCTTCACCACACTTTCCATCATGGGGGCGCTGTCAAAGGTGCCAACAAAGACCTAGAAATGATCATCAAGTCACTGGATGACGGAAACTTGGAATTGGTGGACCATTGGACCAAGAAACTGTCCTATCATTTTTCAAGCCATATCCTTCACTCCATTTTTTGGACCAACCTCACCAATAAAAAGAACGATCCAAAGGGAAACCTTCTCTCTTACATTGAAAAGAGTTTTGGAACCTATGATAAGCTCAAAGCCCTTTTGGCCAAGGTTTCAAAGGATGTGGAATCAAGCGGATGGGGTATTTTGGCCTATCATCCTTTCATAGATAGGCTTACTGTGATGGGCTGCGCTGATCATCAAAAATTGACCCAATGGGGTTGCGTTCCCATTCTAGTGATCGATGTTTGGGAACACGCTTATTATTTGACCTATCGTAACCGCAGGGCAGAATTCGTAGATTGTATTATGGATATCATCAACTGGGACAATGTTGCAGAAAGATTGGACATAGCATTAAAAATTAAGTAG
- a CDS encoding carbohydrate binding family 9 domain-containing protein yields MKFRLTFLLTSLVILPFFGQENRPRIVSGYTSDEIKIDGILNESLWEKNPSINDFLTVVPIEGGRPSQFTEVKIVANEKFVVFGIECKDDPLKITNFSKLRDADFRNEDYVRLVIDPFQDGQSGYIFMVNPNGARYDALVSNRGESESKDWDGIWEAGTNINADGWTAEIKIPIQSINFRKGLGAWGFNFERNIQRNQEIIRWANVSRDQWFTQTSRAGLMVGLPDFNYGVGLNITPSVIGNWTKDNESNRKFKFDPSVTASQRLSSNALITATFNTDFAETEVDSRQTNLTRFPLFFPEKRAFFLEGSDIFEFGFGLSRDIIPFFSRRIGLVEGNPVPIVAGGKINGRTGRTSFGGLVMHTNEVDISVDDNNIVTIPKSTMGVVRAKHNIFKESSVGFIASVGDPLGRSDALTGGLDFTYQTTRLMGNKNFLVGVWGLYNERQDLSGDKFAYGFKIDYPNDIWDAAITYAHIGDAFDPSVGFVPRNGINKIVAGVTWAPRPKWKLVRQIRNELFGTYITDLNGQWQSYRVFTAPLNWRFESGERFEFNVVPTGEFLTAPFEITNDVTIPTGSYEFIRYRFEGDIASKRNLNGRMSWWFGPFYKGRLNEYQLSLSWSPSTILTFEMTGTRNVAQLPYGDFDQTLAGFRIRFNATPDLQVNSFIQYDTESDSLGINSRIHWIFHPQGEFFLVFNNASVYSDINNRFSQESSQIIAKIRYTFRL; encoded by the coding sequence ATGAAGTTTCGGTTAACGTTTCTACTTACTTCACTTGTTATTCTCCCTTTTTTTGGGCAGGAAAATCGGCCAAGAATTGTTTCAGGATATACAAGCGATGAAATAAAAATAGATGGAATACTGAATGAGAGCTTATGGGAAAAAAATCCTTCAATCAATGATTTTTTAACGGTCGTACCAATTGAAGGTGGCAGACCAAGCCAATTTACGGAAGTTAAAATTGTCGCAAACGAGAAGTTTGTTGTTTTTGGAATTGAATGCAAGGACGACCCCTTGAAAATTACCAATTTCTCAAAATTACGGGATGCTGATTTCAGGAACGAGGACTATGTTCGTCTGGTAATTGATCCTTTCCAAGATGGCCAATCAGGATATATATTTATGGTAAATCCCAACGGGGCCCGATACGATGCGCTTGTTTCCAATCGTGGTGAAAGTGAAAGTAAAGACTGGGATGGTATATGGGAAGCAGGTACGAATATAAATGCGGATGGCTGGACTGCTGAAATAAAAATCCCAATTCAAAGTATTAATTTCAGAAAAGGGTTAGGTGCATGGGGATTCAACTTTGAAAGGAATATTCAAAGAAATCAGGAAATCATCAGGTGGGCCAATGTTTCCAGGGATCAGTGGTTTACCCAAACAAGTCGTGCCGGTCTTATGGTCGGATTACCCGATTTCAATTATGGTGTTGGCCTCAATATTACACCTTCTGTTATTGGAAACTGGACTAAGGATAACGAAAGTAATAGAAAATTCAAATTCGATCCTTCAGTAACAGCAAGCCAACGTTTAAGCTCCAATGCCTTGATAACGGCCACTTTTAATACTGATTTTGCAGAAACGGAAGTTGATTCAAGACAAACTAACCTTACAAGATTCCCCTTGTTTTTTCCGGAAAAAAGAGCCTTTTTCTTGGAGGGTTCGGACATATTCGAATTTGGATTCGGCTTAAGTAGGGACATCATACCTTTTTTTAGTAGACGTATTGGTTTGGTTGAGGGCAATCCAGTCCCTATTGTTGCGGGTGGAAAAATTAACGGGAGAACAGGAAGAACATCTTTTGGAGGTCTGGTTATGCACACCAATGAAGTAGATATATCCGTCGATGATAATAATATTGTGACAATACCCAAGAGTACAATGGGTGTGGTACGGGCCAAGCACAATATATTCAAGGAATCTTCAGTTGGTTTTATCGCGTCTGTCGGTGACCCTTTGGGCAGGTCTGATGCTTTGACAGGCGGACTGGATTTTACCTATCAGACTACCAGACTTATGGGAAATAAAAATTTCTTGGTTGGGGTTTGGGGCCTATACAACGAGCGACAAGATTTGTCAGGAGACAAGTTTGCGTATGGTTTTAAGATAGACTACCCCAATGATATTTGGGATGCAGCCATAACCTATGCCCATATTGGAGATGCTTTTGACCCTTCGGTCGGATTTGTCCCCAGAAATGGAATAAATAAGATAGTTGCTGGTGTTACTTGGGCACCTCGACCCAAATGGAAATTGGTCAGACAAATTCGAAATGAGTTGTTTGGAACCTATATAACAGATTTGAATGGACAATGGCAATCATACCGGGTTTTTACTGCTCCTTTAAATTGGAGGTTCGAAAGTGGTGAGCGTTTTGAATTCAACGTTGTTCCGACAGGAGAGTTTTTGACCGCGCCTTTCGAAATAACCAATGATGTAACGATACCCACTGGTTCCTACGAATTTATACGCTACCGATTTGAAGGGGATATTGCCTCAAAACGAAATCTTAATGGAAGGATGTCTTGGTGGTTCGGTCCGTTTTATAAAGGACGCCTAAATGAATATCAATTATCATTAAGCTGGTCACCATCAACCATTCTTACTTTTGAAATGACCGGGACCAGAAATGTTGCCCAGTTACCTTATGGGGATTTTGACCAAACATTGGCTGGTTTTAGAATTAGGTTCAATGCGACACCTGACCTACAGGTAAATTCTTTTATTCAATATGACACTGAATCCGATAGCCTAGGCATTAATTCTCGGATTCATTGGATTTTTCATCCGCAAGGTGAGTTTTTTCTTGTGTTCAACAATGCATCCGTCTATAGTGATATAAACAATAGGTTCTCCCAAGAATCCTCCCAGATCATTGCCAAAATAAGGTATACCTTTAGACTATAA